The following coding sequences lie in one Ctenopharyngodon idella isolate HZGC_01 chromosome 11, HZGC01, whole genome shotgun sequence genomic window:
- the id1 gene encoding DNA-binding protein inhibitor ID-1: MKVVGPTCALKSGKVGGEDVVRCLSDQSLAISKCKIPLLDEQMTMFLQDMNSCYSKLKELVPTLPTNKKASKMEILQHVIDYIWDLQVELESKKNQSSAPRTPLTTLNAELASISVENGCSDDRIMCR, translated from the exons ATGAAAGTTGTGGGACCTACCTGCGCGCTGAAGAGCGGCAAAGTTGGAGGCGAAGATGTTGTCCGCTGCCTCTCCGACCAGAGCCTGGCCATCTCCAAATGCAAGATCCCGCTGCTGGACGAGCAGATGACCATGTTTCTCCAGGACATGAACAGCTGCTACAGCAAACTGAAAGAGCTGGTGCCCACGCTACCGACCAACAAGAAAGCCAGCAAGATGGAGATCCTGCAGCACGTTATTGATTACATCTGGGACTTGCAGGTAGAGCTGGAGAGCAAGAAGAATCAGAGCTCCGCTCCCCGCACTCCCCTCACGACGCTGAACGCGGAACTGGCCAGCATCTCCGTTGAG AATGGCTGTTCAGATGACCGAATCATGTGCCGTTAA